In the genome of Hydrogenophaga sp. PBL-H3, the window GAGAACGGATAGTGGTCAAAAGGCTGGCGAAGATCCGCGATGGGACCGTCGGCCACCAGCACCTCGTTGATCTCGCGTTCGTAGTGCACACGGTCCGGGCGGACCAGGCGCACATAGAGCGGCGAAATCTGGGAGCGGCGAAGCCAGACACCCCACCAGATGTCGCGCCGACGCATGCGCGCTGCAGCGACATGCGGTTCTGCTGCGGCCACAAAGGCATGCATCTCCTGCTGCAGCGCGGCAGGGACGCGTTCGTCCGCATCCACGGTCAAAACCCAGGCGTGTTTGAAAGGCATGCGCAAGCCAGCGTTTCGCTGGCTTGCATAGCCATCAAACGCCCGCTGCGTCACACGCGCGCCAGCGGCCTCGGCAATGGACACAGTCGCGTCGGTGCTGAAAGAGTCCAGAACTTGCACGTCGTCAGACCACGCAACACTCTCCAGGCAGCCTGGCAGGTCCTGCTGTTCGTTCCTGGTCAGGATCAGGACGGAAATCGGAATCATGGCTGGCTCCCTTGTCGACGCTCTCGCTTGCGCTGGGCCGGGTGGCCCGCCCACACCGTCCACGGTTCGTTGATGTCCTTCATCACCACGGAGCGGGCACCGACCACGCAGCCCGGTGCGATCCGCACGCCCAGGCCCACGAAAGCGTCGGCGCAGATCCACACGTTGTCGCCCAGCGTGATCGGGCGGGCCACCAGCTGGAAGTTGGGTGAGTCGACATCGTGCGAGCCACCGCACAGGTGGGCGCCTTGCGAGATCACGCAGCCGTCTCCCACGGTCAGCGGCGCCATGTTGTAGAGCGTCACCCCATCGGCCACACCCACGCGGTTGCCCAGCGTGAGTTGCCAGGGCGCCCAGATGCGAACGGCAGGGTAGATGTGCACGTCCTGCCCGAGGACCGCACCGAACGAGCGCAGCAAGAAGCACCGCCATGCGTGCAGCGGGCGGGGACTGGTGCGAAACAACAGCAGCCACACGCCGCCCCAGGCCAGGCGAGCCAGCCGGTTGCCCAGTGAAAACGAGGGCTGCGTGAACGGATCGTTGTTCTCGATGATCACGCGGGCTCCTCCCGTTTCGTGCGCAGCACGAAGCGCCACTTGTCTCCGAGCAACTCCTCCATGCTGTAGTCGTTCAGGTCCTCACGAACCTCTTCGGTCAGAAAGGCGTGGCCATGGCCCGCCTGAAGGTTGTGCACTGCCTCCACAGTGAAATGGCGCTCAAACAGACGCTGGTATTCGTACAGCCGCATCTCGTTGAGAAAACAATCGGGCGTGTAGCGCCGCTGCCGCAAATGTTCCCAGGGCTCGGAGCGGCGATCAATGTCGCGGCCCAGTGTGTCGGGGTACCACTCGACCAGGTGACCGCCCCCGATACCGGTGAAAACGGCGGGCGAAATCAGGGCTACGCCCTGAGGCGCGAGCGCCTGCGCCAGGCTGGCGCACACGCGGTCCAGCGCCTCGCGCGGGATGTGTTCGAACACGTCCTCGGAGTAGATGAAGTCCAGCGATGCGGGCGCCAATGCCACGTCGGCGACGTCTCCCACCAGAAACCGGTCAGGCAGAACACGAAGCCGAGCGCCACGGCGTG includes:
- a CDS encoding glycosyltransferase family 2 protein, translating into MIPISVLILTRNEQQDLPGCLESVAWSDDVQVLDSFSTDATVSIAEAAGARVTQRAFDGYASQRNAGLRMPFKHAWVLTVDADERVPAALQQEMHAFVAAAEPHVAAARMRRRDIWWGVWLRRSQISPLYVRLVRPDRVHYEREINEVLVADGPIADLRQPFDHYPFSKGLDHWLSKHNTYSRMEAELILSRSIAKPSWRTALVGSDFNERRVHQKAIFYRLPARPLIKLVYMLVWRRGLLDGVAGIRYAILQSIYEYMIVLKVKERELQLAQGATTAAPQQP
- a CDS encoding class I SAM-dependent methyltransferase encodes the protein MSKASHSVGHIGSALDWSWENLQFLRMRMQGLKNKEAELGGLLGELDGYRSLYESLTGRSFQQASIFEVGYGARPLRLLALSSLGLNARGIDLDAPSLEGSLHELWRILKTNGWLRFIKSMVRTTVFDAHERRALDRTLARRGARLRVLPDRFLVGDVADVALAPASLDFIYSEDVFEHIPREALDRVCASLAQALAPQGVALISPAVFTGIGGGHLVEWYPDTLGRDIDRRSEPWEHLRQRRYTPDCFLNEMRLYEYQRLFERHFTVEAVHNLQAGHGHAFLTEEVREDLNDYSMEELLGDKWRFVLRTKREEPA
- a CDS encoding putative colanic acid biosynthesis acetyltransferase — its product is MIIENNDPFTQPSFSLGNRLARLAWGGVWLLLFRTSPRPLHAWRCFLLRSFGAVLGQDVHIYPAVRIWAPWQLTLGNRVGVADGVTLYNMAPLTVGDGCVISQGAHLCGGSHDVDSPNFQLVARPITLGDNVWICADAFVGLGVRIAPGCVVGARSVVMKDINEPWTVWAGHPAQRKRERRQGSQP